The genomic window TCCTTCAGAGGCAACTTAATCCACGGTTCGGTAAAGTCAGCACCTTCTCGAAGCACAAACACCTCGGACTTCGCGTTTGTCACCACAAGCATCTCACCCGAGGGGGCCCACGAAAGCCTCCAGACAGGCTCCGCAAACTCGATGACACTCCGCTCCCATTCCGTAGCCTGCGAGACACCCTCATTGATTTCTGCGCATAGCTGATTCCACGGCTTCCGGTACATGACAACCGTCTTATCCTGCCCGCACGATGCAAGAATCACGAAGCGAGACGCCGAAGATGTAGGACAGAATGCAACGTCGCGAACCCAGTCAGCATGTGCTTCGATCACCTGATGCAGCTCAAACTCCAAGCCCCGCTCAGGAGAACACCCAGACACCCAAAGACGGACGTGAccgtcgcagccgccagAGGCGACCATTACGTGCTTCGATAGCTCTGACTTGAACGGCGCAAACGTTACACTTGTTGCCCCCATTGCGTGTGCGATTTGGTTGCTATTGTTGCTGAGCTTCATGCTGGGCTGCCAGCAACCGTCACGGTaggtggtgatggcgacggtgccgtcgctgcttgCGGTGGCAACAGCTGGTCCGTACTCCTCCGGTGCCCACTGCACCGCGTTCACGCTGCCCTGGTGTATGTCAATAACATGCACAGGCATCCACTTGGGTGCTCCCTGGTGGACTTCCTTCCAGATGATTGCTTTCTGATCGTACGAGGCAGAGGCAAGAAGGTTGCCGAAGCGCGGGTGCGCCCAGCTTACCATCCACACTGGGCCCTCGTGACCGGTGAGAGTCGCCACACGGTTCAGTGGGGCACCCTCCCGGGCGAGGTGAATGCCGATTGTTCTATCAGAGCTCGCAGTGGCGAGCTGTAATCCATAGTAGTCAAACTGCGTGTCATGAATGATATCCGTGTGCACTTGAGCGacgggcagctgcagcgcatcaggACTGGCGACGCCGTTTGCCAAATGTGGCGGCATTCCTGGTGCACGAGGCGGCTGGGGAAACGCTTGGAAATGCATACTTGGCTGAGCTGAAGCTTCTCGTTTTCACACGCTGCAAAACAAAACATAAAGAGAATGGCTGAAGGACCTGAAGACCACGAGATGTGCGGAGCGAGCAAAACAGAGGCGAGAAACACAACAGAGAAGTGCAGATTCGAGGTGCCGTAGCGCGAGcatgagaaagagagagaaagatgaaCAAAGGTCATCGCAttgggtgagagagaaactGTTGTGGGAGGGCATAGTCGCAGAACACCGAGCGCATCCAGAGAGGTCACGGTGGTGAGCCACAGTAGGAAGGCTCCGTGAGTGCAGAACATGACCATAGAGATCCCCTCTCTACGATAATTTTCAACGGTGGCTGCCGTGCTTCCTTCCTGATCTTTTTTTTGGCGAGGGGGGCTGACGCTCTATAGAGCGCTGGTGGTCTGGGAGAGTGTTTGCGGtgcatgcagcagcaccaagcCATCACTTATTGCGGCCAGCATCGCGCTCCACAGTAGTACATTGCGGCCTGAGATGActtccattttttttctgtttaTACGGTTTACAATTGACGCACTTGGGTGGGTGTGGCCGAATCCATTGTGAATTTCCTCCCCTCAGtccctcccccgccaccacacacactcactcacacagaGGCACCGACAGAGATGTACACCAGGCACCATCTGAACGCTGCATCGGCTACTGCACCTGTACGTTATGCTCAGTGTCACTCTCGGCGGGTGGCAACAGCGCCGTGAGGCAGCGCGAGAGTGCCAATACCGACAAGGTCACTTCTAGCGCGTCCTTGTCGTCTTGCTTCTTCTCGacgatgctgcgcagcgaTGCTAGCTCATAAAGGGTCAGCTGCATGTGCTCCTGACGTGTTTCCTCACGACGAAGCATCGCCTGACTTAAGCGCACCGCCTTCTCCGTGTACATTTCACAAGcctggagctgcgcaagaagCGAGCTGACTCTTGCGTCTCCTGGCGATGCCTCTGTCCGAGGACACTTGAGGGAAGGGGCTTCATCGACGGGAGAGGGTCGGCGACGCTCCACCACAGGGACATACCAGTCCCGCTGCTTAAACGGCAAAGGGCAATCCTGCAGTACTGAAGGGTGGCACAGTGCCAGCTCGTTGTCTTCGCGCACAGTGACACGTAGGTTGGGAATACCTGGTAGCAGCCCTCCTGTTCCGCTGCGACGTAGTAGCCAGTAGGTGTGCAACTCCTCCAGTACCTCCTCGCATGCATTATGTTCGCCTAAAAAAGGACGCGCGTAAAGCAGAAGGCGCTCCAGCGGGACCTCGGGGTGTCCGTGGGCGGCCAACTCCAGTGCGGTGAAGGTGTCCTCCAGCACAGACGCGCTCAGGTTCGTCAGCATTGGCATGGAActgccagcgccaccagTTTTGCCCCGCACAAGAGACACAACGCCGTCGTCTCTTCGAATGGCCAGCACCGGGCGCCGGGACAACCACGCACGATCAAACTTGTCTGCAATGTACCGGACTGACACCGGATCCCGACGGTCGAAGCTCGAAGTGTGGAGGCTGTTGGGGCCGAGCACGAATGTCCCTACGTCGACCAGCGACGGCCCCCATTCATCACGGTGGCGTATTCGAGGACGCACGATGGATGGCGCCGCGATGGTGCTCGAGTCGCTCAGAGGTGAGCATGGCACGGCTGACGCGGAGCCTTGGACTGTGAGCAGATTCGAGAATGGGGAGCGCGGTAGCAACGATGATACCGGGAACTTCAACACCGATCCTGTGGCGGGCGAGAAGCTGTCAACGCTAACCTGGTGAAGCACCAGCTCCTGACTAGGGAGAAGCTTTGGATGGTTCATCATGAAGAGGCACCTGTGACCGCCTCCACGTAAAGCGACAGAGGTGCTATTGCATATGCTAAGTGTTCCG from Leishmania panamensis strain MHOM/PA/94/PSC-1 chromosome 32 sequence includes these protein-coding regions:
- a CDS encoding protein transport protein Sec13, putative (TriTrypDB/GeneDB-style sysID: LpmP.32.0060); translated protein: MPPHLANGVASPDALQLPVAQVHTDIIHDTQFDYYGLQLATASSDRTIGIHLAREGAPLNRVATLTGHEGPVWMVSWAHPRFGNLLASASYDQKAIIWKEVHQGAPKWMPVHVIDIHQGSVNAVQWAPEEYGPAVATASSDGTVAITTYRDGCWQPSMKLSNNSNQIAHAMGATSVTFAPFKSELSKHVMVASGGCDGHVRLWVSGCSPERGLEFELHQVIEAHADWVRDVAFCPTSSASRFVILASCGQDKTVVMYRKPWNQLCAEINEGVSQATEWERSVIEFAEPVWRLSWAPSGEMLVVTNAKSEVFVLREGADFTEPWIKLPLKDFQQ
- a CDS encoding hypothetical protein (TriTrypDB/GeneDB-style sysID: LpmP.32.0070) — protein: MMNHPKLLPSQELVLHQVSVDSFSPATGSVLKFPVSSLLPRSPFSNLLTVQGSASAVPCSPLSDSSTIAAPSIVRPRIRHRDEWGPSLVDVGTFVLGPNSLHTSSFDRRDPVSVRYIADKFDRAWLSRRPVLAIRRDDGVVSLVRGKTGGAGSSMPMLTNLSASVLEDTFTALELAAHGHPEVPLERLLLYARPFLGEHNACEEVLEELHTYWLLRRSGTGGLLPGIPNLRVTVREDNELALCHPSVLQDCPLPFKQRDWYVPVVERRRPSPVDEAPSLKCPRTEASPGDARVSSLLAQLQACEMYTEKAVRLSQAMLRREETRQEHMQLTLYELASLRSIVEKKQDDKDALEVTLSVLALSRCLTALLPPAESDTEHNVQVQ